In the genome of Alphaproteobacteria bacterium, the window TTGAAACGTGCCTCGGAATTGCTCCAGTGCTTTTGCTATCATATCTGGTGTTGGACGGTTTACAGATGTTGCTGTAATTTGCCCTGTGTAATCATCCGTGTTGCGGCTTTCGCCCCAGATGGCGGTGAAGGCATAGGATTTTTTTCCGTCCAATACATATGAGATAAGTTTAGTCGCTTCGCCAAGTGCAATCGGCAAAACCCCAGTTGCAAAAGGGTCAAGTGTACCGCCATGCCCTGCTTTATCTGCGTTTAGAAGCCACTTCACGCGGCCAAGCGCCTGCGTGGAGGAAAGCCCCGCGGGCTTATCCAGCGTGAGCCAGCCGTTTATTTTATTGCGCGGTTTCTTGTTGTTCATAAATGTGAAATGGCAACATCATGGTTAACAGGTATTTGAATTATATTTTAAATGTATTTTAAGTGACAGAGCATAGAGTGGGTGAATATTCAAGCGGTAATGGAGTCTTTTATGGCCATAGATTACAAGCTGAGTGCTGATGAAAAGCGAGCAATTACCCAGATCCGTCAGCATGCCGAAGTAGCGGCCAATCGTAAAGTTCATGGCGAATATGCCAAACACGACCCCAGCGACCCCCAGGTACGGAAATTAGCCGACAAATATGTCGATGAAGTTCAGCGCAATCTGTATCAGCGCACCAAAGGCGAATACAAGCCGGGCACAACCCTGAATGGCGATTTCTATACATCAGGTACAAAAGATAATTTAAAGCTTCGCTGTGCATCAAAGCCCAAGACGTTCGATATACCGTCGTCATGGATAAAAAGAGAAGGCCGACATTGCGGCGAAGAGTGGACCCCAAAAGATCTGGGGTTATAACAAAAAGCTATAACTTGGAGACTTGCGATGTTGCTATCAAGCTTATGGAACAAACGTCACAAATTTGCGCATATCTGGTTTTTCTGCTGCCATCCATGGCAGGCATGCAAAAGCCATCATAAATCCAGCGATCATTAATCGTCGTGTTTGGCTAGATCGCGCGCCACATTGGGGTCGTGCAGAATGCGCTCGATTTTTTCGGCATATTCAAACGATGTGTCCAATTGGAAATGGAGTTGTGGTACAAAACGCAATTCCACATTCTGGGCAATCACATTTTTAAAGTAATATTTGTGAGCGTTCAGCGCTTTAACCGTTTCATTGGCGTGTTGCCCGCCCATGGTCACGATATAAGCCGTGGCATTGCGTAAATCAGGACTAATCCGCACTTCGGTTACTGTGATAATGCTGCGCGGCAAATCGGCTGGCCAAGGGTAGTCACCATCTTGAAACGATGCGGCAAGCGCATGGCGCAATTCTTCACCAACGCGAAGCTGGCGGGGGGAACGGCCTGAAGACCCTGTTGGGGTTTTGAATTTTGACATGATATGTATGAACTAGAGTTGGCGTGCCACTTCTTCAACTTCGAAGCATTCAATCTGATCACCTTCTTGAATGTTATCGTAGTTTTCAAAGGCCATACCGCATTCATAGCCTTCGCGCACTTCCTTGACTTCGTCCTTCATGCGCTTAAGGGTCTTGAGCATACCTTCATGGATAACCACGCTGTCACGCAGCAAGCGAACCTTCGCGCCGCGCTTAACGATACCTTCGGTAACCTTACAGCCTGCAACCTTACCGGCTTTGGTGATGTTGAAGACTTGAAGGATGGAAGCATAGCCAAGGAACTTCTCGCGCAGATCAGGGGCGAGGAGGCCGGAGAGCATGCCCTTCACGTCATCCAAGATGTTATAGATGATGGAATAGTAACGGATATCAACCGCATCACGTTTGGCCAAATCACGGGCTTGCGGGTTTGCGCGCACGTTAAAGCCAATGATAAGCGCATTAGATGCTTTCGCCAAAATCACATCGGATTCTGAGATTGCACCTACTGTCGCATCAAGAACCTTCACCTTCACTTCGGTGCTGTCGCCGGCAAGTTTATCCAGCGCGCCGCGAATAGCTTCAACCGAGCCCTGCACGTCACCTTTGATAAGCACTGGAACTTCCTTTGCCACACCTTCACGGATGTTGGTGAACATTTCTTCCAAGGAAGACTTGGTCGCGCTGGCCACTTGTTTGGAAGCCAGTTTGCGGCGTTTACGGAAATCGGTGATTTCACGTGCGCGCGCTTCGCTTGCAACTACCACAAAGTCATCGCCGGCTAATGGCACACCGCCAAGACCCAATACTTCAACCGGCTGCGCTGGCATCGCTTCATCAAGGTTCTTGCCATGGTCATTCACAATTGCGCGAACGCGGCCTTGTTCAATGCCTGATACAACAATATCACCGGTGCGCAAAGTGCCCTGTTGCACAAGAATGGTTGCAACCGCGCCGCGGCCCTTATCCATCTGCGCTTCAATCACCACGCCTTTGCAGGTGCGGTTGGGGTTTGCCTTCAAATCCAATACTTCAGCTTGGAGGAGAACGGTTTCAAGAAGCTTATCAAGGTTTTTGCCCGTCTTAGCGGATACTTCCACAGACAGCGTTTCGCCGCCCATTTCTTCAACCTGTACGTCATATTGCAAAAGGCCCTGGCGAACGCGGTTGGCATCTGCGGTTGGCAAATCTGCCTTGTTGATGGCAACGATGATAGGAACATTCGCAGCCTTGGCATGCGTAATCGCTTCCACGGTTTGCGGCATTACGCCGTCATTGGCAGCAACAACCAGAATAACGATGTCAGTTACGTTTGCACCGCGTGCACGCATTTCGGTAAAGGCGGCGTGGCCCGGTGTATCGATGAAGGTGATTTTACCCTTTGGAATTTCGACCTGATACGCACCAATGTGCTGGGTAATACCGCCGCTTTCACGTGCAACCACATTGGTTTTACGGATTGCATCGAGCAACGAGGTTTTACCGTGGTCAACGT includes:
- the infB gene encoding translation initiation factor IF-2 → MSNEAKDEKPKEGKKLSLGGKLQLKGTAAPVEPAAVVGTVKQSFTHGRSKTVAVEIKRKRDPAPGETKPAQTSTAPTTTSTTSNGQTLVGLSEQGRSRSAVIRTLTNEERAARVQALRGAIDDEKQREEEMRNAPPTAQTGPRPGDIVTREKSSGMSADTLRARELEELRQIQEFEKQQAKDIEAKRIEEESKRKKEEPQRAQILPKGMKRTSDDDEDDAPRANKRRTAGKVAAPAAAPTKRDTNTGKGRNSGKVMLSQIQLSGADGEVEVMQRTRSLASARRAREKQMRQMMSKEQVKIVRDIVIPEFITVQELANRMAERAGDVIKSLMKLGVMATITQTIDADTAELVASEFGHRYTRVAEADVEIGLDQQTAEKAEDLLPRAPVVTIMGHVDHGKTSLLDAIRKTNVVARESGGITQHIGAYQVEIPKGKITFIDTPGHAAFTEMRARGANVTDIVILVVAANDGVMPQTVEAITHAKAANVPIIVAINKADLPTADANRVRQGLLQYDVQVEEMGGETLSVEVSAKTGKNLDKLLETVLLQAEVLDLKANPNRTCKGVVIEAQMDKGRGAVATILVQQGTLRTGDIVVSGIEQGRVRAIVNDHGKNLDEAMPAQPVEVLGLGGVPLAGDDFVVVASEARAREITDFRKRRKLASKQVASATKSSLEEMFTNIREGVAKEVPVLIKGDVQGSVEAIRGALDKLAGDSTEVKVKVLDATVGAISESDVILAKASNALIIGFNVRANPQARDLAKRDAVDIRYYSIIYNILDDVKGMLSGLLAPDLREKFLGYASILQVFNITKAGKVAGCKVTEGIVKRGAKVRLLRDSVVIHEGMLKTLKRMKDEVKEVREGYECGMAFENYDNIQEGDQIECFEVEEVARQL
- the rbfA gene encoding 30S ribosome-binding factor RbfA — its product is MSKFKTPTGSSGRSPRQLRVGEELRHALAASFQDGDYPWPADLPRSIITVTEVRISPDLRNATAYIVTMGGQHANETVKALNAHKYYFKNVIAQNVELRFVPQLHFQLDTSFEYAEKIERILHDPNVARDLAKHDD